In a genomic window of Mustela nigripes isolate SB6536 chromosome 8, MUSNIG.SB6536, whole genome shotgun sequence:
- the DERL3 gene encoding derlin-3 isoform X2, with the protein MAWQGLMAEFLQVPAVTRAYTAACVLITAAVLELLSPFQLYFNPHLVFRKFQVWRLVTNFLFFGPLGFSFFFNMLFVFRYCRMLEEGSFRGRTADFVFMFLFGGVLMTLLGLLGSLFFLGQALTVMLVYVWSRRNPQVRVNFFGLLTFQAPFLPWALMGFSLLLGNSILVDLLDGFLHQWERPLASAQCGPLLTGSCYWMPHRRTPITCPSRRRSQDSCSNDPTQDQPVFLASGRPPFYP; encoded by the exons ATGGCGTGGCAGGGGCTGATGGCCGAGTTCCTGCAGGTGCCCGCGGTGACGCGGGCCTACACCGCGGCCTGCGTCCTTATCACCGCTGCTGTG CTGGAGCTCCTCAGCCCCTTCCAGCTCTATTTCAACCCACACCTCGTGTTCCGGAAGTTCCAG GTCTGGAGGCTCGTCACCAACTTCCTCTTCTTTGGGCCGCTGGGATTCAGCTTCTTCTTCAACATGCTCTTCGT GTTCCGCTACTGCCGCATGCTGGAGGAGGGCTCGTTCCGTGGCCGCACGGCCGACTTCGTCTTCATGTTCCTTTTCGGGGGTGTCCTCATGACC ctgctggggctcctgggcagccTCTTCTTCTTGGGCCAGGCACTCACAGTCATGCTGGTGTATGTATGGAGCCGCCGCAACCCCCAAGTGAGAGTCAACTTCTTCGGCCTCCTCACCTTCCAGGCACCATTCCTGCCCTGGGCACTTATGGGTTTCTCTCTGCTGTTGGGCAACTCCATTCTTGTGGACCTGCTGG ATGGCTTCCTGCACCAGTGGGAACGCCCGCTGGCCTCAGCTCAGTGTGGGCCCCTCCTTACAGGAAGCTGCTACTGGATGCCCCACAGGAGGACCCCAATTACCTGCCCCTCCCGGAGGAGGAGCCAGGACTCCTGCAGCAATGATCCTACCCAGGACCAGCCTGTTTTCCTGGCCTCTGGCAGGCCTCCATTCTACCCCTAA
- the DERL3 gene encoding derlin-3 isoform X1: MAWQGLMAEFLQVPAVTRAYTAACVLITAAVQLELLSPFQLYFNPHLVFRKFQVWRLVTNFLFFGPLGFSFFFNMLFVFRYCRMLEEGSFRGRTADFVFMFLFGGVLMTLLGLLGSLFFLGQALTVMLVYVWSRRNPQVRVNFFGLLTFQAPFLPWALMGFSLLLGNSILVDLLDGFLHQWERPLASAQCGPLLTGSCYWMPHRRTPITCPSRRRSQDSCSNDPTQDQPVFLASGRPPFYP, encoded by the exons ATGGCGTGGCAGGGGCTGATGGCCGAGTTCCTGCAGGTGCCCGCGGTGACGCGGGCCTACACCGCGGCCTGCGTCCTTATCACCGCTGCTGTG CAGCTGGAGCTCCTCAGCCCCTTCCAGCTCTATTTCAACCCACACCTCGTGTTCCGGAAGTTCCAG GTCTGGAGGCTCGTCACCAACTTCCTCTTCTTTGGGCCGCTGGGATTCAGCTTCTTCTTCAACATGCTCTTCGT GTTCCGCTACTGCCGCATGCTGGAGGAGGGCTCGTTCCGTGGCCGCACGGCCGACTTCGTCTTCATGTTCCTTTTCGGGGGTGTCCTCATGACC ctgctggggctcctgggcagccTCTTCTTCTTGGGCCAGGCACTCACAGTCATGCTGGTGTATGTATGGAGCCGCCGCAACCCCCAAGTGAGAGTCAACTTCTTCGGCCTCCTCACCTTCCAGGCACCATTCCTGCCCTGGGCACTTATGGGTTTCTCTCTGCTGTTGGGCAACTCCATTCTTGTGGACCTGCTGG ATGGCTTCCTGCACCAGTGGGAACGCCCGCTGGCCTCAGCTCAGTGTGGGCCCCTCCTTACAGGAAGCTGCTACTGGATGCCCCACAGGAGGACCCCAATTACCTGCCCCTCCCGGAGGAGGAGCCAGGACTCCTGCAGCAATGATCCTACCCAGGACCAGCCTGTTTTCCTGGCCTCTGGCAGGCCTCCATTCTACCCCTAA
- the DERL3 gene encoding derlin-3 isoform X6 translates to MAWQGLMAEFLQVPAVTRAYTAACVLITAAVVWRLVTNFLFFGPLGFSFFFNMLFVFRYCRMLEEGSFRGRTADFVFMFLFGGVLMTLLGLLGSLFFLGQALTVMLVYVWSRRNPQVRVNFFGLLTFQAPFLPWALMGFSLLLGNSILVDLLDGFLHQWERPLASAQCGPLLTGSCYWMPHRRTPITCPSRRRSQDSCSNDPTQDQPVFLASGRPPFYP, encoded by the exons ATGGCGTGGCAGGGGCTGATGGCCGAGTTCCTGCAGGTGCCCGCGGTGACGCGGGCCTACACCGCGGCCTGCGTCCTTATCACCGCTGCTGTG GTCTGGAGGCTCGTCACCAACTTCCTCTTCTTTGGGCCGCTGGGATTCAGCTTCTTCTTCAACATGCTCTTCGT GTTCCGCTACTGCCGCATGCTGGAGGAGGGCTCGTTCCGTGGCCGCACGGCCGACTTCGTCTTCATGTTCCTTTTCGGGGGTGTCCTCATGACC ctgctggggctcctgggcagccTCTTCTTCTTGGGCCAGGCACTCACAGTCATGCTGGTGTATGTATGGAGCCGCCGCAACCCCCAAGTGAGAGTCAACTTCTTCGGCCTCCTCACCTTCCAGGCACCATTCCTGCCCTGGGCACTTATGGGTTTCTCTCTGCTGTTGGGCAACTCCATTCTTGTGGACCTGCTGG ATGGCTTCCTGCACCAGTGGGAACGCCCGCTGGCCTCAGCTCAGTGTGGGCCCCTCCTTACAGGAAGCTGCTACTGGATGCCCCACAGGAGGACCCCAATTACCTGCCCCTCCCGGAGGAGGAGCCAGGACTCCTGCAGCAATGATCCTACCCAGGACCAGCCTGTTTTCCTGGCCTCTGGCAGGCCTCCATTCTACCCCTAA
- the DERL3 gene encoding derlin-3 isoform X4: MAWQGLMAEFLQVPAVTRAYTAACVLITAAVLELLSPFQLYFNPHLVFRKFQVWRLVTNFLFFGPLGFSFFFNMLFVFRYCRMLEEGSFRGRTADFVFMFLFGGVLMTLLGLLGSLFFLGQALTVMLVYVWSRRNPQVRVNFFGLLTFQAPFLPWALMGFSLLLGNSILVDLLGIAVGHIYYFLEDVLPNQPGGKRLLLTPSFLKLLLDAPQEDPNYLPLPEEEPGLLQQ, translated from the exons ATGGCGTGGCAGGGGCTGATGGCCGAGTTCCTGCAGGTGCCCGCGGTGACGCGGGCCTACACCGCGGCCTGCGTCCTTATCACCGCTGCTGTG CTGGAGCTCCTCAGCCCCTTCCAGCTCTATTTCAACCCACACCTCGTGTTCCGGAAGTTCCAG GTCTGGAGGCTCGTCACCAACTTCCTCTTCTTTGGGCCGCTGGGATTCAGCTTCTTCTTCAACATGCTCTTCGT GTTCCGCTACTGCCGCATGCTGGAGGAGGGCTCGTTCCGTGGCCGCACGGCCGACTTCGTCTTCATGTTCCTTTTCGGGGGTGTCCTCATGACC ctgctggggctcctgggcagccTCTTCTTCTTGGGCCAGGCACTCACAGTCATGCTGGTGTATGTATGGAGCCGCCGCAACCCCCAAGTGAGAGTCAACTTCTTCGGCCTCCTCACCTTCCAGGCACCATTCCTGCCCTGGGCACTTATGGGTTTCTCTCTGCTGTTGGGCAACTCCATTCTTGTGGACCTGCTGG GGATTGCTGTGGGCCACATTTACTACTTCCTAGAGGATGTCTTGCCCAACCAGCCTGGAGGCAAGAGGCTGCTACTGACCCCCAGTTTCCT GAAGCTGCTACTGGATGCCCCACAGGAGGACCCCAATTACCTGCCCCTCCCGGAGGAGGAGCCAGGACTCCTGCAGCAATGA
- the DERL3 gene encoding derlin-3 isoform X3 — MAWQGLMAEFLQVPAVTRAYTAACVLITAAVQLELLSPFQLYFNPHLVFRKFQVWRLVTNFLFFGPLGFSFFFNMLFVFRYCRMLEEGSFRGRTADFVFMFLFGGVLMTLLGLLGSLFFLGQALTVMLVYVWSRRNPQVRVNFFGLLTFQAPFLPWALMGFSLLLGNSILVDLLGIAVGHIYYFLEDVLPNQPGGKRLLLTPSFLKLLLDAPQEDPNYLPLPEEEPGLLQQ, encoded by the exons ATGGCGTGGCAGGGGCTGATGGCCGAGTTCCTGCAGGTGCCCGCGGTGACGCGGGCCTACACCGCGGCCTGCGTCCTTATCACCGCTGCTGTG CAGCTGGAGCTCCTCAGCCCCTTCCAGCTCTATTTCAACCCACACCTCGTGTTCCGGAAGTTCCAG GTCTGGAGGCTCGTCACCAACTTCCTCTTCTTTGGGCCGCTGGGATTCAGCTTCTTCTTCAACATGCTCTTCGT GTTCCGCTACTGCCGCATGCTGGAGGAGGGCTCGTTCCGTGGCCGCACGGCCGACTTCGTCTTCATGTTCCTTTTCGGGGGTGTCCTCATGACC ctgctggggctcctgggcagccTCTTCTTCTTGGGCCAGGCACTCACAGTCATGCTGGTGTATGTATGGAGCCGCCGCAACCCCCAAGTGAGAGTCAACTTCTTCGGCCTCCTCACCTTCCAGGCACCATTCCTGCCCTGGGCACTTATGGGTTTCTCTCTGCTGTTGGGCAACTCCATTCTTGTGGACCTGCTGG GGATTGCTGTGGGCCACATTTACTACTTCCTAGAGGATGTCTTGCCCAACCAGCCTGGAGGCAAGAGGCTGCTACTGACCCCCAGTTTCCT GAAGCTGCTACTGGATGCCCCACAGGAGGACCCCAATTACCTGCCCCTCCCGGAGGAGGAGCCAGGACTCCTGCAGCAATGA
- the DERL3 gene encoding derlin-3 isoform X5: MAWQGLMAEFLQVPAVTRAYTAACVLITAAVQLELLSPFQLYFNPHLVFRKFQVWRLVTNFLFFGPLGFSFFFNMLFVFRYCRMLEEGSFRGRTADFVFMFLFGGVLMTLLGLLGSLFFLGQALTVMLVYVWSRRNPQVRVNFFGLLTFQAPFLPWALMGFSLLLGNSILVDLLGSCYWMPHRRTPITCPSRRRSQDSCSNDPTQDQPVFLASGRPPFYP, translated from the exons ATGGCGTGGCAGGGGCTGATGGCCGAGTTCCTGCAGGTGCCCGCGGTGACGCGGGCCTACACCGCGGCCTGCGTCCTTATCACCGCTGCTGTG CAGCTGGAGCTCCTCAGCCCCTTCCAGCTCTATTTCAACCCACACCTCGTGTTCCGGAAGTTCCAG GTCTGGAGGCTCGTCACCAACTTCCTCTTCTTTGGGCCGCTGGGATTCAGCTTCTTCTTCAACATGCTCTTCGT GTTCCGCTACTGCCGCATGCTGGAGGAGGGCTCGTTCCGTGGCCGCACGGCCGACTTCGTCTTCATGTTCCTTTTCGGGGGTGTCCTCATGACC ctgctggggctcctgggcagccTCTTCTTCTTGGGCCAGGCACTCACAGTCATGCTGGTGTATGTATGGAGCCGCCGCAACCCCCAAGTGAGAGTCAACTTCTTCGGCCTCCTCACCTTCCAGGCACCATTCCTGCCCTGGGCACTTATGGGTTTCTCTCTGCTGTTGGGCAACTCCATTCTTGTGGACCTGCTGG GAAGCTGCTACTGGATGCCCCACAGGAGGACCCCAATTACCTGCCCCTCCCGGAGGAGGAGCCAGGACTCCTGCAGCAATGATCCTACCCAGGACCAGCCTGTTTTCCTGGCCTCTGGCAGGCCTCCATTCTACCCCTAA